Sequence from the Melanotaenia boesemani isolate fMelBoe1 chromosome 21, fMelBoe1.pri, whole genome shotgun sequence genome:
ACTTAACTAATGTCTTAAGCAGGTTCAGAGTTACGAGGCAGCTCCTTTCCAACAAAAATGACTAACTCTGTCATAGACACGATTAAGAAGGCGAGGCACCACTGGAAAAATGGTGGGCTGTAGGGTTTTCATGTCGTCTGGCAGCAGTCGGATGTCGCCCTGGAAGAAGCCCACCCTGGCACCGGTACCGTAAACAACTGTCTATGAGATGCAGACAGAAAGACATTAAAGCTCAAACATCCTCACGGGAGTTATAAACTAAGATCCAGTCTTACCTGAACAACTCTCTCAAACATGTGGGCTAAAGGCAAGAAAGAAATGCTGATGTCCTGGGTGCATGGAACAACTGATGTCTGAGAGACAGAAGCCCCGTTAAAAGATTTGCACTCAAAAGGTCCAATAAATAGAAATGATTCAATTTTATCATTTGTACCTCAAAGATTCTGAGGACACCAGCAGCATCGGAGACCACATTCTCATGGGTCAACATTGCTCCCTTGGGATTTCCTTTGGTAACAAAGAGACAGCAGTTTAGAAAATCAGACATTTGAGGGAATAGTTTTGCTTCTTgttctgaaataaaaatgtcttgggCCTGGTAAGTTATCCATTCATATCCTGAAGATGAAATCAGCTTAAACTGCAGAAGGATCACCTGTAGTGCCACTGGTGAAGCAGACAATGCTGAGGTCCTCCGGCTTCGGTGGCTGTTTGACATGAAAACATTGCATCAGAACAGCATGGAGTTAATTGCATCAAAACAAGGACCAGAAATCCATTATTGTAGACTTACAATTGGCTTTTGAAGATTACTTTTCCCCACTGCCTGGAatatggaaaacaaaacatgttttcaatGGTGTCGAGTGTCAGTTGCAAGTATGGATCTTCAGCACTAAACACTTTTGTGTTTGACTTGCATTACCTCAGCGTCCTGCATGGACACAATGTCCACCCTGCACTTTGCTCCCCGCTCAAGCAGCTCAGGGTCAAAAGAGtccatgatgatgatggtttttAGGACTGAAGTCTGGCCTTTCTCTCGGTTCTGCAGCAAAATTTCTGCTTTCTTCTGATTGTCACAGAGCACTGTTGAGATCTCAGCTGAAAGATTAAGAAAACAGTGACTTAATAGCAGTTCAATTTGATGGAATAGTACTCAtggataaagagaaaaaaaatcatagtgcAATGACAAGAGATTAAAGCACACTCAACAGCTCCCTGAGGGAACTAAGGAGTTACTGGACTTCTACAACCTCTGTAATTAGCAGCATCAGAGTGCAAGGGAAGCATCAATTACCTCGGTCGATAATGAACACAAGAGCCTCAGGACCCAGCGTGTCGTACAGGGGAACTGCTACCATGGAGTAGGTGTAACATGCCAGTTCACCAATAATCCACTGCAAGTGACCCATAAAACAGCGGGACAGAAAAGCTATGGCATGCTTGTCAGACCAgagatttgtttttctaaacagACGCCATGAGTGTACTTACCTCAGGTCTGTTCTGAGCAAAGATGCCAATAAATGTGTTTGAGTTTGGCTTCAGACCTCTATGAAGGAGCCCTGACCCCAGGTGCTCCGCTCTGTCAGACACCTtcgaagaggaagaggaggaagtatCAGCTGAAGTTCACAAAACACCTCGTCTTCATGTTGCTACATTATTTTACCTGTTTGTACTTCAGCCACTGGTACGGTTTTCCTGGTTTTCTGTGGCCCAAGCATGGTCCATTACCTGAAAGTCAGAAATGAGCCAGAATTTTACATATTGTGATGTATTTGAACAATTTCAGGTAATATGAAGCTCCACAGCAGTATTTTGGCCctaaaataattgaaaaatagGAATGCTTTAAGTTAAAAAGGGTTTAAATGTGATTCTGTGTTACAGATTAGTTTATGAATTAACACATCAATTCTTGAAGATTTCGTAGTCATGAGCTGAGATATCCTTCCCTTCACTGCCTTTTTTGCTTAGTTTAAAACAAGGAAGGTATGTGACagcttttaaaattatttcataGTATGTGATAGTCAttcatattaattaaaaacaccttttcaataaaatgcaaaaaatttcAGACATCAAATCCTGCATATATACTGCCATACTGGCAAAATATAtgttctattaaaaaaaagaaaaaccaaaacaaaacaaaaaacaaaacacacacacccacacaaccagtaaatgaatgtaaacaataacGTGATCACCTGACACCTTCAGACCCTTTTGAAAAACCTCATACAGGGTCTTGGCATCACTATAGAAAAATGACGTCAGGTTGTTGTTATCCTCCAACAAGGCAACCTTTCTTGCACCaccctgaaaaacaaaaacagaattatatTCATGGTTCTGCAGAACAAATACAAGAATTCACCAAATGGATGTATGGATCCATTTTACATCTTTAAATTTACCTTGATGCCCACAGTCTGGCAGTTGAGATCAGCTGGGCTTCGGAGGGGACTGGGCCTTAAGTTGAGATAGAATAAGGTTGCTGCACCGACCGCAAACAGTGAGATGATGGCCGGGGTCGGGAGAGGGGAAAACAGCAACTGGAAGATGAAGTCCATGGTGCAGGGCCAACTGGAATCCAGAAAAATGTTGGGATTTATCCAGATCTACAACAAGGACTCTCACATACCACACCAAGCATAAAGGAGATGTTATGCATCCCCATTATGCAATTTTGAGCTCCTTTGAGCAACAATTACTTGGGTTCAAAGTCAAAAAGAATTGTGTAACAGTTACTCCTAATCACTCAAAGATAAGAGTCCAGCCCATGAAAGCTCAGAAACATTACAGTGCATGTCTATAGTAGGCTTTGAATGATGTTTACATACACTGGaagaatataaacacattttgcacAAGACAAACACGTCTTCTCAAATAATTAGCACTCTTTTTAACACACTGAGGTTGATTTATGTCTCATTTAATTCTTACACTGATACCAAGGTATATTATGACTAGGAAATATACGACCACCCTTACAGGAAACAAAAGCCTACTGACAACATTCAAAATTAATCCTTTTTGCTGCTGCAACTCATGACTTTACTCAACAAATTGAATATATTTCAGAGTATCCAAAAGGCATATCTTAGCTGCTGTGCAACACTCATCTCTCAGATCCATTGTTACAttgcacaaacaaaaagagcaaACAGAGCCAGCACAGCGGGGTTTAAAGGACTACTGACTGCCAAAGAAAAACGCCAGCTTTTCTACCTACCTGCTGCTCGTCCTCTCAGGTGTGTGTACACAGCAgatcctcttcctctgctctgaGGAACAAGATCTCATAAAATCAGCTGAGCGACTTAAAACCTTTGAACTTTGGCCACCATCATTTTTTACAGATAAGACAACACAGGCATCAAACTGCCCTCAGTTGTAGGTCATTTTATCAATGAGTCTTTTGCAATTTATCAAACCGCTTTATAGCTTTTCCCCCCCTTTAACAACCAGCTCAGAATGATAAACCTAACACCTTTATCTGTGGCAGTGAcggagaaaaacaacattttgcacTTGATGAAAGGTCAGTATTCTTATCTGCAGTTTGTTCAAAGTTCAGACATTTCAAACAAACTTaaggaacaaaaacacaagatgtAAAAACGCTGACGTTTTGACTCTTAAGGTTAGCCACTGTGGGGTCACAAACCTGTTATTTCAAATCATCTGCATTACTATTAGTTTCAGCTACTTGTTTGAAAGTGTGAAACAGCATATTTGATTACATTAACATGAGACATTCAGTGAAAAGTTTGCCAGACAGCTGCTAGAGCGCAAACACGAGTCATTTCTGAAATGCAGGTAAAATATCTAAAAGAGCAAAGAACTGCTTAGCAATCACAAGACCAAAGCCACAGATCCCCGCAGGCTAGTTTAATATTGTGTGCTTTTAGAGAATAATTAGATTTTATTGGTAAAATGACTGAGCTTTCTTGTGTGAACTAGTTGACTTTGCCGAACAATaagatggaagaaaaaggtTCATTAGGAGAAGCTTTGGGAGGTTACCTGGTGGGATTAGCAGCAGTAGTTTGGGCTCAAGCTGAACTAGGATCCCATGAGGAGAAGCAGCTGAAGACAGCAACACCACTAATGTACAATCTGCTCACCTGTGGCCATTAGCACCTAAAGCTGCACTCAGGTGTGACCATCAAGGTTCAACCTGCCTCCTCtgattttttgctgtttttgcttGGTTTTTTGCTGCATAGCCTTTATATTATCATGGGTAGAGTTTTCCTAATTAGATTACCTAATGTTGcttaaataaacttgccttgtgtGTTTGCTCCTTATGTTTTTGTTAGCATGGAGTGAAGTTTGCCTCTTTTAAAAGCAAATGAGATAATAATGAACTTTGATGCTAGATTTAGAGATGCGAGCAATACTAAGGATATAAATGCAGCACCTTTGGAATCAAACATAGTAAACAATTTTCATAAATCAGCCTTTTGAGATTAGAAATTGAAATGATGAGTATTTAagaaacaaatcataaaaaggCTAAACTCTTTGACAAGGAAATACTGGGGGGAAATCCATCTTGTTTATATTCATAttcaaaatataataaataaattaaaactaatataacggaatatttttaatttattataaatctTTAGTTCAGTTGACTAAATAACTTTCTTTCACAGTTTCTAAGCTATTTGCATATAATTCCCAGTGCATTGCATCAATGTTAAAGGTTCCCAGaaatccttttcttttctcttagaAGACAATAGAAGCCGTCACCatcttttttaatcatatttcatCATGACTCCATTGACCTCTGAGCTGATGAAATCTAGACTAATAAAAACCACAATGAAGACAGCCCTGTATTTTTAAGTCATAAATCTTTTAACAACTATAACCTGTAAAATAATTATACTTAGCAGTATGAATTATAATTATCTTTGACCACATATCAAGTTATAAAAATTGATAAAGTCACTGACTACAATCTTCTTAGTACAATAAATCAAAAGAACAAAGTGAAAATTACctcaataaaaaagaataaagcaaCGATTGttttacagattaaataaatgtggtttaaAATAATCACGTTCTTAAATTGGAAATCTCCATCGTCTCCATTCTGTAAGATGTGGTTAAACAAAATGCTTACAGATCTGTTGCAGAGGGAAcagccttttcttttctgaaaatgtggaAGCCATTCTTAACATTACTTCATGATACATGTGTTAGATATATTTAGACCCTGATGccatatttaactttttttttttacataatcatTTGTTATTTCTCTTAGTTTTTAGAtagcatttaaaaatataacatatccattaattaattttttctttctgccttgttttttgtctttctttttacattttgtactgctgtttgtttctttttttattttttgtagtttGATCATTACAGTCTTGACTATTATTCTTGTTATCTTTTCACCCTGGTGACTACACCATTGAGACAGAAAGGGATAACTAAAATACtttatatgcatgtatgtatgtgcttATATGCATGTTCACAGATTTACACATGTTTATCCTCCTGAGACCCGACaattcatttttgtcctctgtgaAGAACATGAGTCTCAGACCTCTAAGTCAAGCATTGTTTATAGTATGTATGTGATTAATACttttcctttaagaaaacaTCTTGAACTCTTTTCTGATGCCCCTGTTGTGGGGGTGTGGCCAACACAGCACATGCAGTGTCTTTTCAAAATGGAGGGAATttcaattttcatgtttttcatgtttcttcgtTTACTGTCTTAATCTTGTTAAGTGGTCATTAAATGaaaggatgtttttaaaaatccatacaAATAATGATACACTATTATAACTGCACCATAACAATGTGTATTAAGCAAGAcataataaacattgtttttgaaaaaaaaatgttgcaacatGTTTCTTGTGACTACAAAACCATTTACAATCACAGGGAGACAAAACCACTTACAATCACTCCCAGGTAGGATTTATAATAATCAATTAacctgcatgtttttggactgaaagaacacacacatgcataaacaAGCAAACTCCACACGGGAACCTTGTTGCCgtactaaccaccacaccaccaacAGCTCTTGTAGTTTTGTTGTGAATTGAAATAAttttgaaaataatgaaatgaagtTGATTTTAAAGGCCCAGTGTGTGGGTTGTAGCTACATCTAGTGGCCCAAGTTGGACCCCCCCACCGTGTGCTGTGGTAGGGTATGGTATGTGTTAAACTTAATCAAGATGGTAAAAACCACAATGTCTTATTTGTGTTGCTCAGTCATGAATCATTTCTAAAATACTaagcaaaatacaaacaaacaataaaaaacaaaagaaaaagaacatcagCATTTCATTCCAGGCATCTAAACAAACATAATAATCATTAACATAAAACTGATTTGCAAATAAatctaattattaaataaaagtctTTTATTAATTCTTATTGATGTTCCACTATTTTTCCactgaactgaatttaaaaaacaaataaatataaaaatgtgggATTCTTTCTCTTTGTACCACCCATTCTTCTCCACACATTTACATCTCCTCCTCCCAAACCAACTATTCAGCATCACCAGGCAAGTTGACTATTTAAGCCCTGTAGCACCAAGCAACTAGTAGAATGAGAGTGAACTCCAGCGCGGCATATTGCTCTGATATGAGGCACATACTGGTGTTTCACTTCACACTGGTGTTAGCTGCTGCCTCTGTCATCAATAACACCAGCAATGGGTCCCAAAGCCACAAGCTGCTGATTGGCTTCCAGGCTCCCTGGAGCATGTTCTACCCCTTCAGTGCCCAGCGGCTGGGCTCGGCCATACAGATAGCCGTGGACAAGGTGAACTCCGACTCCTCCTTCCTGGGGAGCTACAGGCTGGACTTTGTGTACAAGGATACAGACTGTAGTCCTAAAGTGTCCCTGGGAGAATTCATCAGCCAGGTGTGGAGGGACAATGTGACGGCTCTCTTTGGTCCAGCGTGCCCTGAGGAAGCGGAGGTATGACTCATGTggcattttatgttttcaattttgttttgttgtttgtttatttatacagtcctgaaaacaataaaggattaaattaaaatgttatgatGTTCGATATTATGTGAAGTTGCtataaatgtgttgtttaatctgtgaaaaatgacaaactgtaTTTGGGTCATTCCGCAGGTGCATCCCTATTTTGTTGGTAATGTTACAGCACCTGCTATATAAACACCAAATCACTAACTCTGACAATACATTTCCAATCCCCATCTGAATACTGAACAGCAGATGAGTGATAATGAGAAAAATATCATTATTTGAATTATCTTTCTATATATCAaatgaaattatataaaaaatattttaataactgaagaagaaaaagttaaataatgatatttccagttaaaaaaaatatatatgataaCACAGTAAACAtagtacaataaataaaaacatttcctttatGACTTTATGTGCTGTATTTATACAGGAACTTTACTAGAGTTAACTGTGCTTATACTCGATTCTGCTCATTTTTATAAAGCACCAATTTACACCAAAAATGTTTCAATGAAAGGAAAAAGGTAAATTGGCAATAAAACTTCacaacagatgaaaaaaagagaaaaacacaaaacaaaacatagtttcatttaaaaaaatggctgcCATGTTCCACAACATATGATCAACTGTATCATTGTcacttaatgaaataaataaagctacatgtgcaacacacaaagctttgtgcattttaggattaattaggatattacacagaaaacaagtgacacatttaatttaatatgctCTGCCCACATCGCTTCATTTCATGACCTCTACAGAGTCAGGGTATAACTTCAGGTATTTAAACCATGTGCCATTTTGTTTAGGCCCCTTGAAAGTTAGCCTAGAAAATTGTGAACCCATAATTAAGTGAGTAGATCTATGCAGCGACCGTGTATTCGCATACTACCAGGAATACGCGAGATTTGTTAAGAAGTGTACACATCAGTATGTTACAGGTGAGGAATAAATGAAGACGGCACATAGCACAAACGAAAAACAAATTTCAGGGTTTCTAAAAATTGTAGCATAAGATGTGAACATtacaactctgataaagtgaagtaGAACTAAATTAGAGCAGTTTTAATAAAGATAGTTCAGATGAAGTCTCCAAAATGGCtgttttggcacagtttggccaTTTGTACTCAAATCTAGGGATCTCAGGTTTTAGATGGTTAAAATAAACATCAGGcctcatattaaaatattaaagtcataaaaaaaacatacagacaCTCGCTGATttccattgttttgtttgtttttttatttatattttttttctatcatcaCTGCACTGCATTGATAAATCATAAAACAGCTCCTGCTGCACATTTAGCAAGCGAGTCCACATCTGGAAGTTAAACAGGTTGAAGGATGGAGCAGCTCTTATGGTTGTCAAGCCAGACTACTGGGTTTAAATCTCTCCCAACcattgatgcttttaaatgtcatttgaCGATCCAGTCACTGTTTTCGAACACATTCAACCGTTGTTTCATCACTCTTCATATCATGGCTAGGgttcaacattaaaaatgatgCAGTTAAAGTTAGGGAATCATTGCGACTTACATTAAAAGAGACACTGTAATGTTGCACCGCTTTAAAACATCCGTTTCCTGGATCACCTGCTGCTGAGGCCACGAAGCTTGACACATTAACCAGAAGTTCTCCTGAAAGACACCACTTCAAATTATGTGTAGGGGGATGTAAAAAAGGGATTTATTCGTTCAACAGCATCAatataatatttgttttataaccATTAAACATTTGTATTCATCACACAGGATTAAAAGGGTTTTATGATGTGTAATACCAATAATGccattttaatttacttatttgatattttttataataaaggtttttttttttttacttgacaatcaatttaatttgagtgattttaatcaaaatgtgaatatatgtgaatataatttttaatttaacttcttAAGAACAGTGTTTGGACAACCATAACTACATAACATATGGATGACCTTAAGGAGCCcagtgctgttttgtttttgtttttttttactttacctgTAATGAAGTGTTTTATCATAACAAATGCTATTAATAATTTCTTTGATATCCATGTAATAGGCAATAAATCATGCAGAATTGAACTGGTAATTATTTTTAGAGTAAAAATAAGTCTTAAACTTCTTTCATCCTTTGACAAACTGAGCTTGGATTCCAGGTCACGGGTCTCATTGCATCAACGTGGCAGATCCCGATGTTTGCCTTTGTGGGACAGTCTTCTAAAATGGACAACAGTGAGATCTACGATTCTTACATCAAAATCATACCTCCCCTTAAAAGAAGTGCAGAAGTCCTGGTGAAGACCTTAGAGTTCTTTGGGTGGAGCCATGTGGCGATGATTGGGGGTGGACTGGAAACGAACACTTGGGATAAAGTTGATGCTTTGTGGAAAACAGTGGAGGACCCGCTGAGATCCAGATTTAAACTGACAGCGGAGGTGAAGTTTGACACCAGCAACACTCAGTTGCTTCATCAAAACGTCAAGTACATCTCAACAGTCGCCAGAGGTAAGAGAAGTGTTTCTAATAAAGCCACTTTAGTGCCACTTATCGGTTTCAAACGTGTGACCCTCTGCCCTCCAGTTATTGTGGTGCTGACAAACAGTGAGGATGCCTTGGCTCTGCTGCTGGAGGCCGAGCGTCAGGGTCTGATGAATGGCGACTACGTGTTCTTCCTGGTACAGCATTTTGAGGTCAGTGCAGGCGTGGTGAGTAAACTTTCAAAAACATAACACTAACATACATACTTAAAAGATGGGACAATGGAAGAAA
This genomic interval carries:
- the acsl5 gene encoding long-chain-fatty-acid--CoA ligase 5 yields the protein MDFIFQLLFSPLPTPAIISLFAVGAATLFYLNLRPSPLRSPADLNCQTVGIKGGARKVALLEDNNNLTSFFYSDAKTLYEVFQKGLKVSGNGPCLGHRKPGKPYQWLKYKQVSDRAEHLGSGLLHRGLKPNSNTFIGIFAQNRPEWIIGELACYTYSMVAVPLYDTLGPEALVFIIDRAEISTVLCDNQKKAEILLQNREKGQTSVLKTIIIMDSFDPELLERGAKCRVDIVSMQDAEAVGKSNLQKPIPPKPEDLSIVCFTSGTTGNPKGAMLTHENVVSDAAGVLRIFETSVVPCTQDISISFLPLAHMFERVVQTVVYGTGARVGFFQGDIRLLPDDMKTLQPTIFPVVPRLLNRVYDRVQSGAKSPFKKWLLNFAVESKYAEVKEGIVRKNSIWDKLIFNKIQESLGGRVRIMVTGAAPISPSVLNFLRAALGCQIFEGYGQTECAAACTFTMPGDATSGHVGVPLPCNIVKLVDVEEMNYFASNGEGEVCMKGKNVFKGYLKDPEKTAEALDKDGWLHTGDIGKWLPSGVLKIIDRKKNIFKLAQGEYIAPEKIENVYVRSGPVAQVFVHGDSLQSCLVAIVVPDAEILPGFAKNLGYQGSIEELCKNTEIKKAIISDMTKLGKEAGLKSFEQVKDVHLHPELFTIENGLLTPTLKAKRAELKALFQPQIAKLYASIQ